GTGGCGGCTCGGCGTTCAAGTTGTAGCTATCGATCCCTCAGCAGCATTCCGCAAAGCCTTGCGGATGTGGCTGCCCCGCACCGCCGTCTCCGTTGATCACTTCCACCTCATCCAACTAACAAATCAGGCACTGACAGAGGTACGCCAACACCTTTCTCACAAGGTGCGGGGGGCGTCGTGGCCGGGCCGTGGATCCGGCCTGGGCACACCGGATGTTGCTCCTGCGGGGCGCTGATTCACTGTCGGAAGCAGCCAAGGCAAGGCTGGAGAAAGTCTTCGCAACGGATGACCCCATCGGGAAACTCAAGGCAGCCTGGGACGTGAAAGAACAAGTACGAACACTGCTGCGCACCGGCTCGTTGGAAGACGCCGAACTAGCCAAGGAAGACCTCGAGCGGCTGGTGAAGGAATCCGACCAACCTGAGACGACCAGGCTGTGGCGGACGCTTTGCCGGTGGTGGACAGAGATTGAAGTCCTCATCGTCACCGGCGCCACCACAGGGAAAGTAGAAGCAAACAACACCAGCATCAAACACATCAAAAGGACAGGCCGCGGCTTCGTCAATAGCACCAACTACACAACACGCATTATGCTCAGAAGCGCCGCCAGAACAGCGGTGAACTTTCCATTGCAATAAGGGAATTCACCACGAAACGCGGAGAGCCCCATAACCGGCGCACAAGGCCACGGCAGTGAATGTCAGTTGAACGGGGAGGCGGTCGATGCCCGGGCCGGGTCGGGTACTTTGAACCATGAAAAAGAACAAGCAAACCCAACCCGTCGTCGTGCGCGCCTTTACGCGTGAGGAGGTTGCCGAGATGCTTCGAGAACCAGTATCATCTATCCGCACCCACTGCCGCACCTAGGCGCTCAAGGTGCCTACAAAACTGGCAGAGGAAAAACTGCTCCGTGGCGGATCCCGCCGGCATCGATCGATCACTATCAGAAGACACGGCCTCGGTACTGACACTTAGTCCGGCATCGTACCGCCCACCGTTTACCCACCGGAAACCGTCAATAATGACCATTGTTGACCGGTAGCGCGCAGCGCTCATTCACCCGATGTGCCCGGAATCTAGGTATCAACGGGCAATGTTCAACAATGACCCCAAGCGGCAATTGCTAATCCTAAGTTCTAAGGTCAACACACCGCCGACGCCCTGGTTCGAATAGGCAGAGACGATCAGAAAGAAGAACTCCAAGGAAACCAACGGGATTAGTCCTGAAATCAATGTACGTTTCAAAGATCAAAAATTCAACAAGCCCGCGCTAATTGCATGTTCCAATGCGGACGAAGAATCAACAATTTCAGGACGAACAAACAGCTTGACTATAATAATAAGTAAAGTATTTGAGATTAATCCAACCCAAGTCACAGGTGAAATCGTAAGAAATTTCTTCAAGGCACGAAGTCTCTTGCCACGATTTGACGGGATACGTCTAGATACAATATTTGAATAATAGGCATACTTGTATGCGGGCACTTGACAAAGCATTAGTAGGCCAGCAATAAGAACCAGAACTATCACAATATTCGCATATGACAAAAACGTAGAATTAGTCACACCGGCCGAATTTAATCCAACAAGCATCACGCAGATATATGAAAAGAATTGTATCATATCGAATCCGTAATCAAAGAGGCGGCCCAATGCGCTGGGTCGGATCCGATCGGGAACTGCTACCCCGTGCGATGATCTTTCAATATATTTTACAATCCTATTTCTTACGAAGAACTGTACAAAGTTCAAGCATAAAATTAAGAGAATTGCACTAACAAAAGGAAGAACCGACACGGCTAACGGGCCCAAACCAAGTCGGGGATAGGAGTTGGAATATTTTTTTCGCCGACCCCACGCCGGCAGACTTCAACAACCACGCGAATCTCTCCATAAGAAGGAAATGGAGAAAGGAAGTGTACGTAGGGACCGCTCGGATTGTCAGTATCAAGAGTTTCTCCGTAAATACCATGAGCTATCCAATCATGCAACTCGGCCACGCTGCCCTGTTCGGTTGTCTCAAGATACAAAAGTGAGAAAGGATCCCGAATTTCGCTGTGCACCGTGACCTTGACATGATCTGCGGTCCAATTGACGATTCGAATGTATTCAATTTTCTTGCCATCAGTTGATTCTTCGACCGAACATTGAATTACCACCCCCTCTAAATGCGGAATCTCAAGTTCCTTGTAAGCAATCTCCGATTGACGAGGTCGCCTTCTGTGCGAAAAAAGTGGTGGCATTGACTGAATCCCTTTATGATATTCTTATTGCATTAGGGCAATTAAACTCTAACCAGGCTACATTTCTAGAAGTTTTGCAATATTTCCTGTTTTTGATCGAACTTCGTCAGTCCCGCTTAGGCTCAAAGCGTCAATTAGCTCGCTGCGATAGATGAGATCATAGAATTTTAGGCCGATTTCACTATGGGAAACCTTGCTTGTGATAAATCTCTTCCGACTTGATCGCCATGAGAAATTTGCGCCAACTAGAGCAAGCCGCACAAATTTCACATTTTGAGGATTTTCATCCAAGTATGGCATTAGCTCATTCATGAGAATTTCGCCGTGATAACTCTCCCCATCCTCTACAATGGAAAGATAGCCTTTTCCTTCATTTTTAGGTTTTCCGTATATGCTGCTCAGATTAGAAATTGCCTCTGTCAGGGATAGATCTGAGGACCATGTTGCGCTAACTGAATCAGGAGACTTCGAGAATTGAACAAATTCGTCACCGGCGATGGTAACAGATTTTGCCTGATTATCACCGTTTTGAAATTTTTCACGAGTCATAATGATCCCCAATCCCCACGTGGAAATCTCAAATTTCCCACGTGGTAAGAAGTCTGGAAGCGGCATAATTTGCAGTAAGTGCTGAATTTCTCTTACTTTTCCGTACAGCACTGCGTCGTTCTGGCTGATTATGCAAACCTGGCCAATTTTCCGGAGGTGCAGATCCGCTGCAGTTTGAGTCCGTTTATCTTTATGATTACTGCCAGCGAGTCCTCTGGTTCGAATTACGAGAATGTCTCCGCCAAAGCTGTGTACCTTTGTCCCGGAAAATTTCGGTAATTGCAAGGGAACTATGTATTGATCGGCAAGTCCGAAAAACGGCCAGAGAGACTTTTGTGTACCCGGTACATCTCTACGCTTCGGGCTGCTCCAAAACGTCCGATTTTGAACTGTTTCTCCCGTTTGGACGCTGTTTGTCTCGTGAACGACGGTCAATGAGGTTTCCTCCCGATCTATCTCTATTAGCTACTACCCGAGGAGGAAATGAGTACTTCGGCTTGAGCTATCAAAAATTCACGTGTCTCTGTAGAGACTGGCGAGAATTCTAAATCTTCACGTGTCCGGCTCACAATCCCTCCGTTTGGAAGCGGACCTCTCTTGCAGCTGATGCTACCCCGTTCAGGTGGTTCCGGTGCGAACATTACAAATGTTTCTCGGATCTTGCGCCGAGGGATTTCGATTTAGGCCTTGGGAATGCTTTTTGTCGTTCAGACTTGGCCCGATCATGCTCGTTGAGGACCTTCCTCGTTCAGTCTGACGTGGGGGGCTATGCATTCATCTGGCTCGGCTGAGTCCATTAGTCGAAAACCAGAACACAAGTCCGATGTCCGTCATGTCGGCGTTGTAGTTTTTGGCTACCCTCGTTCCTGCGTGCAGATGCGAGCCTGGTTTATTCAGGATTGGAATTGTCTGGACCATTTGGAGCGGCTGTACTGGATCGATAGGTAGGTCAGACCAAGTGCGACGGTCGACATGGTGGGCGAGCCGCTGATAGGCGGTGGAGATGTGCCGACTGTGACCGGCGTGTACTGGTGCCGGAGGGCTAACCTCTGACGAGATGCGGACCCCGCTGACGGTATGGTTGGCCGTTGGCCAACGGCTGGAGGATGGGCGCAGATTGGTCGGTTTTCGGCGATTCAAGTGCAACGCGAGATGGAGCTGGGTTCTGTCAAGACCGGAGGGCGATGCTGCGCCGATGCAGGACGGAGAGGGGGTGCCCCTCCGTGACCGGGTCTGTGGCGTGGTCGGGGGAGGCCGACGAATCATTCCTTGGCGGCCCGGAACAGAGGTGGCCTGGCTGTGGCGCACGGGGAAAGTTGCTTCTCAAAGACGCTGTTGAACTCGAAGAGCACGGTTTGAGACGGTTCATGCTTGGTCTCTTACCCGATGTCCGCGCGGAAAGCCTGGCCGCCTTCTTCGAATCCGGGGTCGAGGCGTCAAACCTCGTGTTCAACTACGGACGGAGCGCCTATCTTGCGGCCATTAGAGACAAGTACGCACGCAAGGGCACCTCGATCGCCGCCTCGGGGAAACCTGGGCACGAGGTGATGCCGGGTATCCATCTACTCTTGTCCCTGGTCAAGGGGTAGATCATGGTCACCTGCAAGGATCGGCGAGCCCCTGAAGAGTTCGAGGAATACATCGACGAGTGGGTGTGCCGGTCCAACTGGGCGCGTGTTCACTTCCGAAGCCTGCTGTTCCATTCCCTCCTACTCAATGCGAATGGCGGCAAACGGTCACCTACCACTAGCTTTGCAATATCGGGCGAGCCAGACCGGCCCCACCACTGAGGGAGGCCCCACTTATCCCCGCCCAGCATTGGCGTGGGCCGCCACTACTGTCCTTACGTTTGCCACACCCGGCCTAGCGAACAACGACATCCAAATGGACAGCAAAAATCGGTGCTCAAGATGCCGAACGATCACGGGTAAACATCCGGTCTCGAAGAC
This genomic window from Arthrobacter sp. TMP15 contains:
- a CDS encoding transposase, which produces MLLLRGADSLSEAAKARLEKVFATDDPIGKLKAAWDVKEQVRTLLRTGSLEDAELAKEDLERLVKESDQPETTRLWRTLCRWWTEIEVLIVTGATTGKVEANNTSIKHIKRTGRGFVNSTNYTTRIMLRSAARTAVNFPLQ